From Cygnus atratus isolate AKBS03 ecotype Queensland, Australia chromosome 1, CAtr_DNAZoo_HiC_assembly, whole genome shotgun sequence, the proteins below share one genomic window:
- the C1H22orf23 gene encoding UPF0193 protein EVG1 isoform X1: MAGSEGGGRARYSPKTRELLRAMMEESKLTGFQRRCLMECLERGDALPLQCHPTSSKQPAPMLPASSPPLCQPSRLSAKPHLRPAKVCQAGDAYTRDKFKPRARRDLEREKQRLQNILATGKDVVEHQVKQTLVQTKEEEITEIDRFEELVNEVQERQEFLAEMEALGQGEKYQRIIITEISQKMREMEIIDKKRSEEVRETMTKDFPGGNKSDSHD; encoded by the exons ATGGCGGGCTCGGAGGGCGGAGGCAGAGCCCGGTATAGCCCCAAAACCCGGGAGCTGCTGCGAG CCATGATGGAGGAGTCGAAGCTGACGGGCTTCCAGAGGCGATGCCTGATGGAGTGCCTGGAAC GGGGAGATGCCCTGCCCCTCCAGTGCCACCCCACATCCAGCAAACAACCAGCGCCCATGCTGCCTGCTTCCTCCCCACCGCTCTGTCAGCCGAGCAGGCTTTCAGCTAAACCACATCTTCGGCCTGCCAAGGTCTGCCAGGCAGGAGATGCTTACACCCGAGACAAATTCAAGCCACGAGCAAGGA GAGATTTGGAAAGGGAGAAGCAAAGGCTCCAAAATATCTTAGCGACAGGGAAGGATGTGGTGGAACACCAAGTAAAACAGACACTTGTTCAGACAAAGGAAGAGGAGATAACTGAGATTGACCGCTTTGAAGAAT tGGTGAATGAAGTTCAGGAGAGGCAGGAGTTCCTGGCAGAGATGGAAGCTCTAGGACAGGGCGAGAAGTATCAGAGAATTATCATCACTGAAATCTCCCAG AAAATGCGAGAGATGGAGATCATTGACAAGAAGAGAAGCGAGGAAGTGAGAGAGACCATGACAAAAGACTTTCCTGGTGGGAACAAATCTGATTCCCATGACTAG
- the POLR2F gene encoding DNA-directed RNA polymerases I, II, and III subunit RPABC2, translated as MSDNEDNFDGDDFDDVEEDEGLEDLENAEEEGQENVEILPSGERQAANQKRITTPYMTKYERARVLGTRALQIAMCAPVMVELEGETDPLLIAMKELKARKIPIIIRRYLPDGSYEDWGVDELIITD; from the exons ATGTCCGACAACGAGGACAA cTTCGACGGGGATGATTTCGACGATGTGGAGGAGGACGAGGGCCTGGAGGACCTGGAGAACGCGGAGGAG GAGGGACAGGAGAACGTGGAGATCCTCCCGTCGGGAGAGCGGCAGGCGGCTAACCAGAAGCGGATCACCACCCCCTACATGACCAAGTATGAGCGGGCCAGAGTCCTGGGCACACGCGCCCTCCAGATAGC GATGTGTGCCCCCGTGATGGTGGAATTGGAAGGAGAGACAGATCCCTTGCTGATTGCCATGAAAGAACTCAA AGCACGCAAGATCCCCATAATCATACGTCGTTATCTACCTGACGGGAGCTATGAAGACTGGGGCGTGGATGAGTTAATTATCACAGACTGA
- the C1H22orf23 gene encoding UPF0193 protein EVG1 isoform X2 gives MMEESKLTGFQRRCLMECLERGDALPLQCHPTSSKQPAPMLPASSPPLCQPSRLSAKPHLRPAKVCQAGDAYTRDKFKPRARRDLEREKQRLQNILATGKDVVEHQVKQTLVQTKEEEITEIDRFEELVNEVQERQEFLAEMEALGQGEKYQRIIITEISQKMREMEIIDKKRSEEVRETMTKDFPGGNKSDSHD, from the exons ATGATGGAGGAGTCGAAGCTGACGGGCTTCCAGAGGCGATGCCTGATGGAGTGCCTGGAAC GGGGAGATGCCCTGCCCCTCCAGTGCCACCCCACATCCAGCAAACAACCAGCGCCCATGCTGCCTGCTTCCTCCCCACCGCTCTGTCAGCCGAGCAGGCTTTCAGCTAAACCACATCTTCGGCCTGCCAAGGTCTGCCAGGCAGGAGATGCTTACACCCGAGACAAATTCAAGCCACGAGCAAGGA GAGATTTGGAAAGGGAGAAGCAAAGGCTCCAAAATATCTTAGCGACAGGGAAGGATGTGGTGGAACACCAAGTAAAACAGACACTTGTTCAGACAAAGGAAGAGGAGATAACTGAGATTGACCGCTTTGAAGAAT tGGTGAATGAAGTTCAGGAGAGGCAGGAGTTCCTGGCAGAGATGGAAGCTCTAGGACAGGGCGAGAAGTATCAGAGAATTATCATCACTGAAATCTCCCAG AAAATGCGAGAGATGGAGATCATTGACAAGAAGAGAAGCGAGGAAGTGAGAGAGACCATGACAAAAGACTTTCCTGGTGGGAACAAATCTGATTCCCATGACTAG
- the C1H22orf23 gene encoding UPF0193 protein EVG1 isoform X3, with product MEASCSLTHSSTAADVFWGDALPLQCHPTSSKQPAPMLPASSPPLCQPSRLSAKPHLRPAKVCQAGDAYTRDKFKPRARRDLEREKQRLQNILATGKDVVEHQVKQTLVQTKEEEITEIDRFEELVNEVQERQEFLAEMEALGQGEKYQRIIITEISQKMREMEIIDKKRSEEVRETMTKDFPGGNKSDSHD from the exons ATGGAGGCGTCCTGCTCCCTtacacacagcagcacagctgctgatGTTTTTT GGGGAGATGCCCTGCCCCTCCAGTGCCACCCCACATCCAGCAAACAACCAGCGCCCATGCTGCCTGCTTCCTCCCCACCGCTCTGTCAGCCGAGCAGGCTTTCAGCTAAACCACATCTTCGGCCTGCCAAGGTCTGCCAGGCAGGAGATGCTTACACCCGAGACAAATTCAAGCCACGAGCAAGGA GAGATTTGGAAAGGGAGAAGCAAAGGCTCCAAAATATCTTAGCGACAGGGAAGGATGTGGTGGAACACCAAGTAAAACAGACACTTGTTCAGACAAAGGAAGAGGAGATAACTGAGATTGACCGCTTTGAAGAAT tGGTGAATGAAGTTCAGGAGAGGCAGGAGTTCCTGGCAGAGATGGAAGCTCTAGGACAGGGCGAGAAGTATCAGAGAATTATCATCACTGAAATCTCCCAG AAAATGCGAGAGATGGAGATCATTGACAAGAAGAGAAGCGAGGAAGTGAGAGAGACCATGACAAAAGACTTTCCTGGTGGGAACAAATCTGATTCCCATGACTAG
- the SOX10 gene encoding transcription factor SOX-10, producing the protein MADDQDLSEVEMSPVGSEDHHCLSPGPSMASDNSPHLAGSGNGEMGKVKKEQQDSEADDDKFPVCIREAVSQVLSGYDWTLVPMPVRVNGSNKSKPHVKRPMNAFMVWAQAARRKLADQYPHLHNAELSKTLGKLWRLLNESDKRPFIEEAERLRMQHKKDHPDYKYQPRRRKNGKAAQGEGEGQVEAEAGGAAAIQAHYKNAHLDHRHPGEGSPMSDGHPEHSSGQSHGPPTPPTTPKTELQAGKADSKREGRSLGEGGKPHIDFGNVDIGEISHEVMSNMETFDVNEFDQYLPPNGHAGHPGHVGGYAAAAAAGYGLGSALAAASGHSAWISKQHGVSLSTATSPVVDSKAQVKTEGSAPGGHYTDQPSTSQIAYTSLSLPHYGSAFPSISRPQFDYPDHQPSGPYYSHSSQASGLYSAFSYMGPSQRPLYTAISDPAPSVPQSHSPTHWEQPVYTTLSRP; encoded by the exons ATGGCCGACGACCAAGACCTTTCAGAGGTGGAGATGAGCCCGGTGGGCTCCGAAGACCACCACTGCCTCTCGCCGGGACCCTCTATGGCATCAGACAACTCTCCTCACCTCGCCGGCTCCGGGAACGGAGAGATGGGCAAGGTCAAGAAGGAACAGCAAGACTCGGAGGCGGATGACGACAAGTTCCCCGTGTGCATCCGCGAGGCGGTCAGCCAGGTGCTGAGCGGCTATGACTGGACCCTGGTACCCATGCCCGTTCGGGTCAATGGAAGTAACAAGAGCAAACCCCACGTCAAGCGGCCCATGAACGCCTTCATGGTAtgggcacaggctgcccggagGAAATTGGCTGACCAGTACCCGCACCTCCACAACGCCGAGCTCAGTAAGACCTTGGGGAAGCTCTGGAG gctgctgaaCGAAAGCGACAAGCGCCCCTTTATCGAAGAGGCGGAGCGGCTGAGGatgcagcacaagaaagacCACCCCGACTACAAGTACCAGCCCCGCCGGCGGAAAAACGGCAAGGCCGCGCAGGGCGAGGGCGAAGGCCAGGTGGAGGCGGAGGCTGGCGGGGCTGCCGCTATCCAGGCCCACTACAAGAACGCCCACCTGGACCACAGGCATCCCGGGGAAGGGTCGCCCATGTCCGACGGGCACCCAGAACACTCCTCAG GTCAGAGCCACGGCCCCCCCACGCCTCCCACCACCCCTAAGACcgagctgcaggcaggcaaaGCCGACTCCAAACGGGAAGGGCGCTCcctgggggaagggggaaagccCCATATCGACTTTGGCAACGTGGACATCGGGGAGATCAGCCACGAGGTGATGTCCAACATGGAGACCTTTGACGTCAACGAGTTTGACCAGTACCTGCCGCCCAACGGACACGCTGGCCACCCAGGCCATGTCGGGGGCTACGCGGCAGCCGCGGCGGCTGGCTACGGCCTCGGGAGCGCCCTGGCTGCGGCCAGCGGACACTCGGCCTGGATCTCCAAGCAGCACGGGGTCTCCTTGTCCACCGCCACATCACCGGTGGTGGACTCCAAGGCCCAGGTGAAAACGGAGGGGTCCGCCCCCGGAGGTCATTACACTGACCAGCCCTCCACCTCCCAGATAGCTTACACATCCCTGAGTCTGCCCCACTACGGTTCGGCCTTCCCCTCCATCTCCAGGCCCCAGTTTGACTACCCTGACCACCAGCCCTCAGGACCCTACTACAGCCACTCCAGCCAAGCCTCTGGTCTCTATTCTGCCTTCTCCTACATGGGACCTTCCCAACGTCCCCTTTACACCGCCATCTCTGACCCTGCACCCTCCGTGCCACAGTCCCATAGCCCCACACATTGGGAACAGCCCGTCTATACGACTCTCTCCAGACCGTAG